A region from the Xenopus laevis strain J_2021 chromosome 4S, Xenopus_laevis_v10.1, whole genome shotgun sequence genome encodes:
- the caprin1.S gene encoding cell cycle associated protein 1 S homeolog isoform X4, giving the protein MPSATSSKAVPGSTDAAPGNIQTEAMKQILGIIDKKLRNLEKKKGKLDDYQDRLDKGERLNQDQMDAVTKHQEVVANMEFARELQRNFMALGQDMQKTIKKAARREQLMREEAEQKRLKTVLEFQFVLDKLGDEEVRNDLKQGLDGVLVVSEEELSLLDEFYKLVNPDRDTSVRLSDQYEQASIHLWDVLDSKEKSVCGTTYKSLKDLLDRILQSGYFDSAQNHQNGLCEEEEEEEPLAAPPVEEQAPELEPEPVEEYTEPSEVESTEFVNRQFMTEAQYSGSEKEQVDEWTVETVEVVNSLQQAATPPIPEPLALNAIVQVQPDPIVRRQRVQDLMAQMQGPYNFMQDSMLEFESQPMDPAIVSAQPMNLSQSMDLPQMLCPPVHSEPRPSQPIQVPDTTQVALVSSPSEAYTGSPEIYQPSHPIEARTQNDAMEQIQASLSLNPDPTQTLSSIPAASQPQVFQTGSNKPLHSSGINVNAAPFQSMQTDKSNTGICAAVQVFNMNAPVPPVNEPETLKQNQYQASYNQTFPGQPHQVEQTELQPEQLQTVVNSYHATSEQAHQAPSGHQQPTQQNAGFPRNSQPFYNNRGMARGGQRGNRGMMNGYRGQSNGFRGGYDGYRAAFPNTPNSGYPQAQFNAPRDYSNNYQRVTEGPPAPAEAYRR; this is encoded by the exons ATGCCCTCTGCTACCAGCAGCAAAGCGGTGCCGGGCTCCACCGATGCAGCTCCTGGCAACATCCAGACCGAAGCCATGAAACAGATCTTGGGGATCATCGACAAGAAGCTGCGCAATCTGGAAAAGAAAAAG GGCAAGCTGGATGACTACCAGGATCGACTTGACAAGGGAGAACGGCTAAATCAGGACCAAATG GATGCGGTGACAAAACATCAAGAGGTGGTGGCCAACATGGAATTTGCCCGTGAACTGCAAAGGAATTTTATGGCATTGGGTCAAGAT ATGCAGAAAACCATCAAGAAAGCCGCCCGCCGCGAGCAACTTATGCGAGAGGAAGCCGAACAGAAACGCTTAAAGACAGTGCTGGAGTTCCAGTTTGTTCTGGATAAACTGGGAGATGAGGAAGTGCGGAACGATTTAAAGCAAGGGTTGGATGGGGTCCTGGTGGTGTCAGAGGAGGAGCTGTCACTACTGGATGAGTTCTACAAGCTGGTGAATCCTGACAGAGACACGTCCGTAAG GCTAAGTGACCAGTACGAGCAGGCCTCCATTCACCTATGGGATGTGCTGGATAGCAAGGAGAAATCTGTGTGTGGGACTACAT ACAAAAGTCTGAAGGATCTGTTGGATCGAATTCTCCAGAGTGGCTACTTTGACAGCGCACAGAACCATCAGAATGGGCTttgtgaggaagaggaggaggaggaaccaCTTGCAGCACCGCCTGTGGAAGAACAAGCCCCAGAACTTG AACCAGAACCTGTAGAAGAATACACTGAGCCCAGTGAAGTGGAGTCCACTGAG TTTGTCAACAGGCAGTTCATGACAGAGGCTCAGTACAGCGGCAGTGAGAAAGAGCAAGTCGATGAGTGGACGGTAGAAACAGTTGAA GTTGTAAACTCTCTCCAGCAAGCAGCAACCCCGCCTATCCCAGAACCCCTCGCATTAAATGCTATTGTCCAAGTCCAGCCCGACCCCATTGTCAGGAGGCAGAGAGTTCAAGACCTGATGGCCCAAATGCAAGGTCCATACAACTTCATGCAG gACTCTATGCTTGAGTTTGAGAGCCAACCAATGGACCCAGCCATTGTATCTGCACAGCCCATGAACCTATCTCAAAGCATGGACCTACCGCAGATGCTCTGCCCGCCAG tGCATTCCGAGCCTAGACCGTCTCAGCCCATCCAAGTTCCAGACACCACACAG GTTGCACTGGTGTCTTCCCCAAGTGAAGCGTACACAGGTTCCCCGGAGATATACCAACCATCTCACCCCATAGAAGCAAGAACCCAGAATGATGCAATGGAGCAGATTCAG GCATCGTTATCCTTAAACCCAGACCCAACACAGACCTTGTCGTCTATTCCTGCTGCTTCCCAACCTCAGGTGTTCCAGACCGGGTCCAACAAACCTCTGCACAGCAGTGGCATCAACGTTAATGCTGCTCCATTCCAATCAATGCAGACT GATAAAAGTAACACTGGTATCTGTGCTGCTGTTCAGGTTTTTAATATGAATGCACCTGTCCCTCCTGTGAATGAGCCAGAAACACTGAAACAGAACCAGTACCAGGCCAGTTATAACCAGACTTTCCCTGGCCAACCTCATCAAGTGGAACAAACAGAACTTCAACCAGAGCAGCTACAAACAG TTGTAAACAGTTACCATGCAACATCGGAGCAGGCCCATCAAGCGCCCTCGGGGCACCAGCAGCCCACTCAGCAAAACGCAGGATTCCCACGGAATAGCCAGCCTTTCTACAACAATCGAGGGATGGCCCGAGGAGGTCAGCGAGGTAACCGAGGCATGATGAACGGCTACAGAGGCCAGTCAAATGGCTTTAGAG GAGGCTATGATGGCTACCGAGCTGCTTTCCCCAACACTCCAAACAGTGGCTACCCCCAGGCACAGTTTAACGCTCCTCGTGACTACAGCAACAACTATCAGCGG GTCACGGAGGGCCCCCCCGCCCCAGCCGAGGCATACCGCAGATGA
- the caprin1.S gene encoding cell cycle associated protein 1 S homeolog, with amino-acid sequence MPSATSSKAVPGSTDAAPGNIQTEAMKQILGIIDKKLRNLEKKKGKLDDYQDRLDKGERLNQDQMDAVTKHQEVVANMEFARELQRNFMALGQDMQKTIKKAARREQLMREEAEQKRLKTVLEFQFVLDKLGDEEVRNDLKQGLDGVLVVSEEELSLLDEFYKLVNPDRDTSVRLSDQYEQASIHLWDVLDSKEKSVCGTTYKSLKDLLDRILQSGYFDSAQNHQNGLCEEEEEEEPLAAPPVEEQAPELEPEPVEEYTEPSEVESTEFVNRQFMTEAQYSGSEKEQVDEWTVETVEVVNSLQQAATPPIPEPLALNAIVQVQPDPIVRRQRVQDLMAQMQGPYNFMQDSMLEFESQPMDPAIVSAQPMNLSQSMDLPQMLCPPVHSEPRPSQPIQVPDTTQVALVSSPSEAYTGSPEIYQPSHPIEARTQNDAMEQIQASLSLNPDPTQTLSSIPAASQPQVFQTGSNKPLHSSGINVNAAPFQSMQTVFNMNAPVPPVNEPETLKQNQYQASYNQTFPGQPHQVEQTELQPEQLQTVVNSYHATSEQAHQAPSGHQQPTQQNAGFPRNSQPFYNNRGMARGGQRGNRGMMNGYRGQSNGFRGGYDGYRAAFPNTPNSGYPQAQFNAPRDYSNNYQRDGYQQNFKRGAGQGGPRVAPRGHGGPPRPSRGIPQMNPQQVN; translated from the exons ATGCCCTCTGCTACCAGCAGCAAAGCGGTGCCGGGCTCCACCGATGCAGCTCCTGGCAACATCCAGACCGAAGCCATGAAACAGATCTTGGGGATCATCGACAAGAAGCTGCGCAATCTGGAAAAGAAAAAG GGCAAGCTGGATGACTACCAGGATCGACTTGACAAGGGAGAACGGCTAAATCAGGACCAAATG GATGCGGTGACAAAACATCAAGAGGTGGTGGCCAACATGGAATTTGCCCGTGAACTGCAAAGGAATTTTATGGCATTGGGTCAAGAT ATGCAGAAAACCATCAAGAAAGCCGCCCGCCGCGAGCAACTTATGCGAGAGGAAGCCGAACAGAAACGCTTAAAGACAGTGCTGGAGTTCCAGTTTGTTCTGGATAAACTGGGAGATGAGGAAGTGCGGAACGATTTAAAGCAAGGGTTGGATGGGGTCCTGGTGGTGTCAGAGGAGGAGCTGTCACTACTGGATGAGTTCTACAAGCTGGTGAATCCTGACAGAGACACGTCCGTAAG GCTAAGTGACCAGTACGAGCAGGCCTCCATTCACCTATGGGATGTGCTGGATAGCAAGGAGAAATCTGTGTGTGGGACTACAT ACAAAAGTCTGAAGGATCTGTTGGATCGAATTCTCCAGAGTGGCTACTTTGACAGCGCACAGAACCATCAGAATGGGCTttgtgaggaagaggaggaggaggaaccaCTTGCAGCACCGCCTGTGGAAGAACAAGCCCCAGAACTTG AACCAGAACCTGTAGAAGAATACACTGAGCCCAGTGAAGTGGAGTCCACTGAG TTTGTCAACAGGCAGTTCATGACAGAGGCTCAGTACAGCGGCAGTGAGAAAGAGCAAGTCGATGAGTGGACGGTAGAAACAGTTGAA GTTGTAAACTCTCTCCAGCAAGCAGCAACCCCGCCTATCCCAGAACCCCTCGCATTAAATGCTATTGTCCAAGTCCAGCCCGACCCCATTGTCAGGAGGCAGAGAGTTCAAGACCTGATGGCCCAAATGCAAGGTCCATACAACTTCATGCAG gACTCTATGCTTGAGTTTGAGAGCCAACCAATGGACCCAGCCATTGTATCTGCACAGCCCATGAACCTATCTCAAAGCATGGACCTACCGCAGATGCTCTGCCCGCCAG tGCATTCCGAGCCTAGACCGTCTCAGCCCATCCAAGTTCCAGACACCACACAG GTTGCACTGGTGTCTTCCCCAAGTGAAGCGTACACAGGTTCCCCGGAGATATACCAACCATCTCACCCCATAGAAGCAAGAACCCAGAATGATGCAATGGAGCAGATTCAG GCATCGTTATCCTTAAACCCAGACCCAACACAGACCTTGTCGTCTATTCCTGCTGCTTCCCAACCTCAGGTGTTCCAGACCGGGTCCAACAAACCTCTGCACAGCAGTGGCATCAACGTTAATGCTGCTCCATTCCAATCAATGCAGACT GTTTTTAATATGAATGCACCTGTCCCTCCTGTGAATGAGCCAGAAACACTGAAACAGAACCAGTACCAGGCCAGTTATAACCAGACTTTCCCTGGCCAACCTCATCAAGTGGAACAAACAGAACTTCAACCAGAGCAGCTACAAACAG TTGTAAACAGTTACCATGCAACATCGGAGCAGGCCCATCAAGCGCCCTCGGGGCACCAGCAGCCCACTCAGCAAAACGCAGGATTCCCACGGAATAGCCAGCCTTTCTACAACAATCGAGGGATGGCCCGAGGAGGTCAGCGAGGTAACCGAGGCATGATGAACGGCTACAGAGGCCAGTCAAATGGCTTTAGAG GAGGCTATGATGGCTACCGAGCTGCTTTCCCCAACACTCCAAACAGTGGCTACCCCCAGGCACAGTTTAACGCTCCTCGTGACTACAGCAACAACTATCAGCGG GACGGATACCAACAAAACTTTAAGCGCGGTGCTGGGCAGGGAGGTCCTCGGGTCGCCCCTCGAG GTCACGGAGGGCCCCCCCGCCCCAGCCGAGGCATACCGCAGATGAACCCCCAGCAAGtcaattaa